The Desulfolucanica intricata genome includes a window with the following:
- a CDS encoding adenosylcobinamide amidohydrolase — protein MIIHELSSGESVDLRNNSLVVSFPDRRNVVSTSKLNGGYREDIQAVYNHYIPPHIGHSCNLEGGSVDAYLKIHTERLGLSYEHSVGILTAARMENVSVKTRSFRDLQVTALITGGVEVNGGRAGDPAGYYEENSRWIKVGGTINTILIINADLPEATMVRAIMTATEAKSAALQELMAPSRYSKGIATGSGTDDIIVVANPLSPYRFEYAGKHSKLGELIGLVVKESTKEALEKQTGLNAERQCDVLERLTRYKIKENDFLQGIDEGINQDYFIRELKNIARDRQLVAITAALLHLLDEYSWGLLAADCVRTVGKKLLAQIGPIKRNVDFGLQVEEELLSDLVGIIKQKACMKG, from the coding sequence ATGATAATACATGAACTTAGTTCAGGAGAAAGTGTTGACTTAAGAAATAATAGTTTGGTGGTTTCTTTTCCGGACCGAAGAAATGTAGTCAGCACTTCTAAACTAAACGGGGGGTACCGAGAAGATATTCAGGCGGTCTATAATCACTATATACCTCCTCATATAGGACATTCCTGTAACCTGGAAGGAGGAAGTGTAGATGCCTATCTCAAGATTCATACAGAAAGATTGGGCTTGTCTTATGAGCATTCAGTAGGGATTTTAACTGCCGCGCGCATGGAAAACGTTTCTGTTAAAACTCGAAGCTTTCGTGATCTTCAAGTAACTGCATTAATAACCGGTGGGGTAGAAGTTAACGGTGGAAGAGCGGGAGATCCGGCCGGTTATTACGAAGAAAACAGCAGGTGGATAAAAGTGGGAGGGACAATTAATACCATCCTGATTATCAACGCGGACCTACCGGAGGCTACCATGGTGCGGGCCATAATGACGGCAACAGAAGCCAAATCGGCAGCCTTACAGGAATTGATGGCTCCAAGCAGGTATTCCAAGGGCATAGCCACTGGCTCCGGTACAGATGACATTATTGTTGTGGCTAATCCGCTTTCTCCTTACCGGTTTGAATATGCTGGTAAACACAGCAAATTGGGTGAATTGATTGGATTAGTAGTCAAGGAATCAACTAAGGAAGCTCTGGAAAAACAAACGGGTTTAAATGCAGAACGCCAATGTGATGTTCTGGAAAGACTTACTCGATATAAAATTAAGGAAAATGATTTCCTGCAAGGAATAGATGAAGGCATTAATCAGGATTATTTTATCAGAGAACTAAAAAATATCGCTCGTGATAGGCAATTAGTTGCTATAACTGCTGCCCTGCTACATTTACTGGATGAGTATAGCTGGGGACTTCTGGCAGCAGATTGTGTACGTACGGTGGGAAAAAAACTATTGGCCCAAATTGGACCGATAAAGAGGAACGTAGACTTCGGGTTGCAAGTGGAGGAGGAATTATTAAGTGATCTTGTTGGGATTATTAAGCAAAAGGCATGTATG
- a CDS encoding ABC transporter permease gives MDWYTVFWREMVVLKKRFFKFFAGSMVSPLLYLIAFGWGLGRGLQMNGTDYLGFVVPGIVALSAMNGSYNSTGFPLNISRFYHRTWEEYLIAPITPCSLVFGKILAGCVRGSFASFVILGFAYGFGAHLQLNLWFFMALFLTGFLFASLGLVAALVINSHEDMSQFGTFVILPMSFLCGTFFSVDKLPDWISRFIQVLPLTHASQSLRAIALGYDFPLVSLVVLLGYAIVLFSAGVFVARRVE, from the coding sequence ATGGATTGGTACACTGTATTCTGGCGCGAGATGGTAGTTTTAAAGAAAAGGTTCTTTAAGTTTTTTGCCGGCAGTATGGTTAGTCCTCTACTTTACCTGATAGCTTTTGGTTGGGGCCTGGGGCGCGGCCTGCAGATGAACGGTACTGATTACTTGGGATTTGTAGTTCCCGGTATTGTTGCATTAAGTGCTATGAACGGCAGTTATAATTCGACCGGTTTCCCGTTGAATATCAGTAGGTTTTATCATAGAACCTGGGAGGAATACTTAATTGCTCCCATTACCCCGTGCTCTCTGGTTTTCGGGAAAATACTGGCCGGATGTGTGCGTGGTTCTTTTGCTTCCTTTGTAATATTAGGTTTTGCGTATGGTTTTGGTGCCCATTTGCAGCTGAACTTATGGTTTTTTATGGCACTGTTTTTGACTGGCTTTTTGTTTGCATCTTTAGGTTTAGTAGCGGCATTGGTCATAAACTCCCACGAGGATATGTCACAGTTCGGAACATTTGTCATATTACCAATGAGTTTTTTATGTGGTACTTTCTTTTCCGTAGATAAATTGCCGGACTGGATCAGCCGGTTTATCCAGGTTTTGCCTTTAACTCATGCCAGCCAGTCACTGAGGGCTATCGCCCTGGGATATGATTTTCCCCTAGTCTCCCTGGTTGTATTATTGGGATATGCTATAGTGCTGTTTAGTGCAGGTGTTTTTGTAGCAAGAAGAGTGGAGTAA
- a CDS encoding ATP-binding protein yields the protein MSELKKVYPFAAIVGQEEMKKGLLLNAINPKLTGIFIRGEKGTAKSTAVLALAALLPEIEVVFDCTYGCDPDDVTTMCMECREHLALGDTLSRARRKMRVVDLPVSATEDRVVGTLDIEQAIKKGEKRFEPGVLAQANRGILYVDEVNLLDDHIVDVLLDSAAMGVNTVEREGVSFTHPANFILVGTMNPEEGELRPQLLDRFGLCVNIIGINDPALRVEVVKRRSAFEENPEGFAGNWENEEERLRRQIVAAKALLPVVQITDEMLFLIAQIAIEMGVDGHRADLVMVKAAKTMVALNGREEVTEEDVRSSVDLALLHRMRRKPFQELAIDRQKLRGVMAGVTQSHNHMHGHHHHHSS from the coding sequence GTCGGCCAGGAAGAAATGAAAAAAGGACTTTTGCTTAATGCTATTAATCCGAAGCTTACCGGGATTTTTATCCGCGGTGAGAAAGGTACTGCTAAATCCACCGCTGTGCTTGCATTAGCGGCCCTTCTGCCTGAAATTGAGGTGGTCTTCGATTGTACTTACGGCTGTGATCCGGATGATGTTACCACAATGTGTATGGAGTGCCGGGAGCACCTGGCTTTGGGTGACACTTTATCCCGGGCACGGCGTAAAATGCGGGTGGTAGACCTTCCTGTCTCGGCCACCGAAGACCGGGTAGTCGGCACTCTGGATATAGAACAGGCCATCAAAAAAGGAGAAAAGCGCTTTGAGCCCGGAGTACTGGCTCAGGCTAACCGGGGCATCCTTTATGTAGACGAGGTCAACCTTTTGGACGACCATATTGTCGATGTCCTTTTGGATTCGGCGGCTATGGGAGTAAATACCGTGGAGCGGGAAGGTGTATCCTTCACCCACCCGGCCAACTTTATTCTGGTGGGTACCATGAACCCTGAGGAAGGTGAACTAAGACCCCAGTTGTTAGACCGCTTCGGTCTTTGTGTGAATATTATCGGTATTAACGATCCTGCGTTGCGGGTAGAAGTGGTTAAGCGTCGGTCTGCCTTTGAAGAGAACCCGGAAGGGTTTGCCGGGAACTGGGAAAATGAAGAGGAGCGGCTGCGCCGGCAAATTGTAGCGGCTAAAGCGCTCCTGCCGGTAGTGCAAATTACTGATGAAATGCTCTTTTTAATTGCTCAAATTGCCATTGAGATGGGAGTGGACGGTCACCGGGCCGATTTAGTAATGGTGAAGGCAGCCAAGACCATGGTGGCATTAAATGGCCGGGAGGAAGTGACCGAAGAGGATGTTCGCAGTTCGGTGGACCTAGCCCTGCTGCACCGCATGCGCCGCAAGCCTTTCCAGGAACTAGCCATCGACCGGCAGAAGCTCCGGGGTGTCATGGCCGGTGTAACTCAAAGCCATAATCATATGCATGGACATCATCACCATCATAGCAGTTAA
- a CDS encoding ABC transporter ATP-binding protein, which translates to MIKLEHVYKKFGSVSAVNDLNLHIVRGEIFGLLGPNGAGKTTTIRMLTTLARSTGGQIVINGYDMNRDLVKVKGQIGVVPQHMNLDTELTARENLELHCRLHRINRAELRQRIEEMLKFAGLADRTDDLVSIFSGGMKRRLMIARALIHRPAILYLDEPTVGLDPHSRRSIWDLMKSMNTDGMTILLTTHYIEEAEALCHRVGLINQGQLIALGSPRELLQRIGEIVVEYTIDGSTRNKFFPNREEAMNFAAGIEGNVLIREGNLEDVFVELTNRKVDMSDSKNVHSTAHGH; encoded by the coding sequence ATGATTAAACTTGAACATGTATACAAAAAGTTTGGTTCTGTTAGCGCTGTTAACGATTTAAATCTGCATATTGTCCGGGGAGAAATATTTGGCTTACTGGGTCCTAACGGGGCGGGTAAAACTACTACCATTCGTATGTTAACAACATTAGCCCGCTCGACCGGCGGGCAGATTGTAATTAACGGGTATGATATGAACCGGGATCTGGTTAAGGTCAAAGGGCAAATTGGGGTAGTGCCCCAGCACATGAATTTAGATACCGAACTCACCGCTAGAGAAAACCTGGAACTGCACTGCCGCCTGCACCGGATTAACCGGGCCGAGCTCCGTCAGAGGATAGAGGAAATGTTGAAATTTGCCGGACTGGCAGACCGTACAGATGATCTTGTATCCATTTTTTCAGGTGGAATGAAACGTCGGTTGATGATTGCCCGCGCTCTTATACACCGTCCGGCTATTTTATACTTAGATGAGCCTACGGTAGGTTTAGACCCCCATTCCCGCCGGAGTATCTGGGATTTAATGAAAAGTATGAACACTGATGGAATGACGATACTTTTAACCACCCATTACATTGAAGAGGCGGAAGCTTTGTGCCACCGGGTGGGACTAATCAATCAGGGGCAGCTGATTGCTCTGGGAAGTCCCAGGGAACTGTTGCAGAGGATCGGGGAAATAGTAGTTGAATATACTATAGATGGGTCTACCAGGAATAAATTTTTCCCCAACCGGGAAGAGGCAATGAACTTTGCTGCCGGAATTGAGGGTAATGTACTGATCAGAGAAGGTAACCTGGAAGATGTTTTTGTAGAACTAACTAATCGTAAAGTAGATATGTCTGATTCTAAAAATGTTCATTCTACTGCTCATGGTCATTAA